One Saccharopolyspora erythraea NRRL 2338 genomic region harbors:
- a CDS encoding S1 family peptidase, producing the protein MRLCLSITAIAASLLVAPAATAAGTAPQVIGGNNAVDSYPFMTSLDHNGKFFCGGSLVAPDWVLTAAHCVSDPGANGSPVARPADGVTARVGSEDRITGGSTAKVTQIVVNPENKESTADLALLRLDHSVPQKPVKLATNPEAPESMTRVIGWGRTNENTQDIPRELQELSARVVPDDRCTAGMDKARNICGQGAVPGTNLCQGDSGGPQLRGRPGDWELVGVTSGPADEDGKCGTGYGQWNAVSSYRTWIDDTIHKRASPSAGSGTRHATATPLSLLPQVPDRLSAVRLLAVQAGMPGMR; encoded by the coding sequence ATGCGTCTTTGCCTGTCCATCACCGCCATCGCGGCGTCCCTGCTGGTCGCGCCTGCCGCTACTGCTGCCGGTACGGCGCCTCAGGTCATCGGCGGCAACAACGCGGTCGATTCGTACCCGTTCATGACGAGCCTCGACCACAACGGCAAGTTCTTCTGCGGGGGCTCGCTCGTCGCCCCTGACTGGGTGCTCACGGCCGCGCACTGCGTGTCGGATCCGGGGGCGAACGGATCACCCGTCGCGCGACCGGCCGACGGCGTGACCGCGCGAGTCGGCAGCGAGGACCGGATCACGGGCGGCAGCACGGCCAAGGTCACCCAGATCGTGGTGAACCCCGAGAACAAGGAGTCGACGGCGGATCTCGCCCTGCTGCGACTGGACCACTCCGTCCCGCAGAAGCCCGTCAAGCTCGCGACGAACCCCGAAGCGCCGGAGTCCATGACCCGTGTCATCGGCTGGGGCAGGACCAACGAGAACACCCAGGACATCCCGCGCGAGCTGCAGGAGCTCAGCGCTCGGGTCGTCCCCGACGACAGGTGCACTGCGGGAATGGACAAGGCCCGGAACATCTGCGGGCAAGGCGCTGTCCCCGGCACCAACCTCTGCCAAGGCGACTCGGGCGGCCCGCAGCTGCGAGGCAGGCCGGGTGACTGGGAACTGGTCGGTGTCACCAGCGGGCCCGCCGACGAGGACGGCAAGTGCGGCACGGGGTACGGCCAGTGGAACGCGGTCTCGTCCTACCGGACCTGGATCGACGACACGATCCACAAGCGCGCCAGCCCGTCGGCAGGCTCGGGAACCCGACACGCGACGGCGACCCCGCTCTCCTTGCTTCCCCAGGTGCCGGACCGCCTGTCCGCTGTCCGCCTCCTGGCTGTGCAAGCGGGTATGCCGGGCATGCGGTAG